Within the Thalassotalea ponticola genome, the region ACGGTACTGGTATGCACGTTCACCAATCTCTAGCAAAAGACGGTGTTAACCTATTTGCTGGCGACCAATACGGTGGTCTTTCTGAAACTGCTCTTTACTACATCGGCGGTATTATCAAGCACGCTAAAGCACTAAACGCTTTCACTAACGCGTCAACTAACTCGTACAAGCGTCTAGTTCCAGGTTTCGAAGCACCAGTAATGCTTGCATACTCTGCGCGTAACCGTTCAGCGTCAATCCGCATTCCAGTGGTACCTTCACCGAAAGCTCGTCGTATCGAAGTTCGCTTCCCTGATCCGACAGCTAACCCATACTTAGCATTCTCAGCAATGCTTATGGCTGGCCTTGACGGTATCAAGAACAAGATCCACCCTGGCGATGCAATGGACAAAGACTTGTACGACCTACCAGCAGAAGAAGCTGCGGCGATCCCACAAGTAGCGTCATCTCTAGAAGAAGCATTAAACGCTCTTGAAAACGACCGTGAGTTCTTAACAGCTGGTGGCGTTATGGATGACGACATGATCGACGCATACATTGCACTTAAACGCGACGAAGTTGAAACGTTAAACATGACAACTCACCCTGTAGAGTTCGAAATGTACTACAGCGTTTAATTCTATTCGCTGAACAGAAAAGCCCGCACTTAATGCGGGCTTTTTTTATGCTGATTACATAGTTAGGCGTGTTACCCCGGGTTGGTATTCTCTGCAATGAGCTATTTCGTGTAATAGCAAAGTAAAATAAACGTCGTTTGGTTATTGCAAATGAGAGAGTTCTACTGCTGCTAGTGTGATAAATCGCCATTGCCCCTTGGCTCAAGCGAAAATATACTGGCAAACAGCGCGATATTTAGTTAAATTAACAATAGCTTGTTGTGACCTTTTAGTAAGCTTTTCGCTCACTTATCTGGGTCACTAAACTGCAATACACTTCGGTACCGTTTATCTAGGAAAGCACATGTTAAGGTATGCCTTATTAACAACCCTTTTACTGAGTTTGGTAACACCTGTTGCCGACGCCGCCAGTAAGGTGTACGTTTGGCGAGATGAAAACGGTAACATGGTCTTTTCCGATAGTCCTAAACCAGGAGCAGCAGAAGTCGGTGAAGAGATTGAAGTCAAAGACAAACAAACCATTATTTCCTCTGTGGATACATCCATTCTCGACGTCAAACCAGAACCTGTTAAAGAGCAATATGAAGTTGAGATCACCCAACCTGAAGATCACGCCACCATTCGCGACAATTCAGGCTCCATATACATTGCCGGTCGCGTTGCCCCCTTGTTTAAACGAGGTTATCAGGTTCGTCTGATGTTCAATGGCCAACAGCACGGTGAGCCACAAACGCGCTCGGTGTTTATTTTGAGAGATGTTGACCGCGGTGAACACAAAATAAAATTAGAGCTACTCGACGATACAGGCAAGGTTATTGCATCCTCCAATGAAAGAACCGTTTATTTGCACCGTGCGAGAATAAAACGCCCCTAATTATCGCTTTTAAGGTGCAAATCTGCCGGCATTTGATTAAACTCAGATAAATGGCGCACCATTTTGGTGCATTGGAGAGCACCGTGCTGAGCAACAAACACTTAAAAGAGACACGCCTATTCTACGCATCACAAATGGTGCCGCAGATGGTTACTGCGGTCATCGTGATCAATGACGAACTGTGTGTACAGTATCTCAACCCGGCAGCAGAAGCCTTGTTAAGTAAAAGCCTGAACCGACTGTTTGGGCAAAAGTTATTGGATGTGTTTACCTATTCGAGCTTGTCAGAGCAGCGCTTGACGCAAGTGTTAAACAGCGGCCAAGATTTTACCGACTCCGACGTTGTCTTTGAATTCATTGAAGGGCATCACGTGACCGTTGAGGTAACAGGTTCGGTTTCATTGTTTAACAACACCGAGCACCTATTGCTCGAGTGTCGTCGCATCGATAAACAAAAAGAAATATCGCTTGAAGTGTTTCAAGAGCAACAATGGGAAGCGGCACAAGATTTAATCCGCGGCTTGGCTCACGAGATCAAAAATCCCTTAGGTGGTTTGCGCGGCGCAGCACAGTTACTCGATAGAGAAATACTTCCTGAACAACGCGAGTTTACCGCGATGATTATGGAACAAGCTGATCGGCTTAAAAACTTAGTCGACCGTTTGTTAGGCCCTAATCAGTTACCCAAGCTGGGTTGGTATAATATTCATGAAGTCGTTGAAAAAGTGTATCAACTAATGAGCCTAGACAACGACAAAGGCATTGCCTTTGTACGCGACTACGACCCGTCGATTCCCGATCTGCATATTGATACCGAAAAACTACAACAGACATTAATCAATATTATTGGTAACGCCAAGCAGGCTTTACCAGAAAACGGTCAAATTACCTTGAAAACTCGCATCGCAACCAATCAAACCATTCACGGTGTTAAGGTCAAGTTAGCGGTAAAGTTATCCATTATTGATAATGGCCCTGGTATTCCCCCTGACATTCAGGATACGCTTTTTTACCCCATGGTATCTGGACACCAAAATGGCACGGGTCTCGGCCTGTCAATTGCCCAAACCCTAGTCCACCAACACAACGGTAAGCTAGTCTGCCACAGCTATCCTGGGCGCACTGAATTTTCGATTATTTTACCTTTACCAAAGAGACAATAGTATGCAAGCAGAACAAGTTTGGATAGTCGACGACGATAGCTCAATTCGTTGGGTACTTGAAAAAGCATTACAAAACGCAGACATCAACTGCGCCTCGTTTAGTAACGCCGACGACATTCTCCGAGCGCTTGACTACGATCAACCGCAAGTGATTATCTCAGATATCCGCATGCCCAATATGGACGGCATGACACTGTTGGCTCGTATCAACGAACAATTTCCCAATCTGCCGGTGATCATCATGACCGCACATTCTGATTTAGACAGTGCCGTCAATGCCTATCAAGGTGGTGCTTTTGAATATTTGCCTAAGCCATTTGACATTGACGATGCGATTGCCTTGACTCAACGAGCACTTGACCACGCCAAAGAGCAACGCGCTCGTCGAAGCAAATCAGCGCAGAGTGCACCGAGTGTCGGTATTATTGGTGAAGCTCCGGCGATGCAAGAAGTGTTTCGCGCCATCGGCCGCTTATCTCGATCGAGTATCAGCGTGCTAATCAATGGCGAATCAGGTACCGGTAAAGAACTAGTAGCCAATGCACTGCACTCTCACAGCCCGCGCAAAAATGCGCCATTTATCCCTCTCAATATGGCAGCAATTCCCAAAGAGTTAATTGAGTCAGAGCTATTTGGTCATGAAAAAGGCGCGTTTACCGGTGCCAATTCAGTTCGCGAAGGCCGTTTTGAGCAAGCTCATCAGGGCACGTTGTTTCTCGACGAGATTGGCGATATGCCAATTGACGTGCAAACTCGTTTATTGCGTGTTTTGGCGGAAGGCGAATTTTACCGAGTCGGCGGGCACAGTCCAATAAAGGTCGATGTCAGGATCATTGCTGCTACTCATCAAAACCTCGAAGAGCTGGTTGCAAAAGGCGAATTTCGCGAAGACTTATTTCACCGTCTTAACGTCATCCGCATTCACTTGCCCAACCTCAAAGAGCGCAAAGAAGACATTGAACAACTGGCCAAACACTTCTTGGCCATCGCGGCAAAAGAATTGGGTGTAGAGGCGAAAACCATTTCCAAGGAGGCGATCAGTTTTCTCAGTCGATGCGACTGGCCCGGCAATGTAAGGCAGTTAGAGAACACCTGTCGCTATTTAACCGTTATGGCCAGTGGTAAAGAGATATTAGTCAGCGACATGCCAGCCGAAATTGCCGCCACCAATTCTGCTAGTCCAAGCAACCACCAGACAATAGACTGGCAAAGTTTATTGGCTCAGGCCATTGATCAAAAACTGCTTAGTGGCGTCGATGATATTTTGACTCAAGTGGTACCTGAATTTGAGCGAATTTGTCTTGATAGGGCGTTGGAATTTACCCATGGCCACAAACAAGATGCGGCTAAGAAACTTGGTTGGGGAAGAAACACCTTAACTCGCAAGCTAAAAGAGTTGTATTAACCCGCCGGTACAACAGTCCATTAACAGCCAATATATCGCAGGTAACAGCAATGCAAAAGGGAAGCTAAACGCTTCCCTTTATTGTCTATGTCAGTAACGGCTCACGAGCGGCGCTGCTTATGGCGTTGCACAACCGTCGTCATCGTGGCAAGAACGACAACCGTTACACAGCTTTAGGTTTACCACATGAGCGGCAACTAATAAGCCCGCACCAAGCAATATCATCAGCGGCTGTACGCTTTCATCAACACTGTGCTTGTGCCAGTAGATAAAGCCACCTAAAAACAATAAATAAAATGGGTAGATCTTTTTGTGGTAATTTTTAAACCCTGAGAACAATGCAAATGACCCCAAGGCCAGAGTAGCGAATAAAAACGCGTGCTCTACGTCGTGAGACGCCCATGCTTCAAGACCAAACAGAGACAACAAAGGCAACAACACTGGTAATAAAATACAGTGTAACGCGCACAGCGACGTCGCGGTAATGCCGAGCCTGTCTAACATGTAAAACACCTATCTGAAGATATACTGAATCTGTGATCGAAACGAGAAACAGAGGAAAAAATAAAGAGTGATATTATCACACTTCCATCAGTATAACAGGTATTTTTTGTTACGCATTGTTAATGCTAAAGCTGATGACCTGATCTATGCTCGGTTTATCTAACGCCAGCATTAACAAACGATCAACCCCTAAAGCAACACCTGCACAGTCCGGTAACCCATGGGTTAGCGCGGCGATCAACAGCTTATCGATCGGTTTGATTGGCAAGTGATTTGCGAGACGCCATTGGTTATCCTGCTCAAAGCGTCGCGCTTGCTCTTGCGCATCAGTTAACTCGTGAAAGCCATTGGCTAACTCAAAGCCCTTAAAATACAGCTCAAACCGACGAGCAACGCGTTGGTCGTGGTCATCAATACGGGCTAAGGCGCTTTGTGACGCAGGAAAATGATAGACAAAGCAAGGCCGTTGCTGACCGATTTTGGTTTCGACTAACTCGGCAAATAAAAACTGTAATATTATATCTTTATCAGTTTCTTTTAACACCCAGTCTGCATGCAAACCGTGTGCTGTCACCTGCGCTTTTAATTGGTCAATAGAACTGGTCAGTGGATCAACGCCAACACACTGTATAAACACTTGTTGATAGGTGATTTTTTCACTGCTTTCACAGCCTAAAATGGTTTGCATTAACTGCTCAACTTCCGCCATTAATTGCACGTGATCAAAGCCAACTCTATACCACTCTAACATGGTAAATTCGGGGTTGTGATAACGCCCGGCAAGTTCGTGGCGAAAGGCTTTACACAATTGATAAATGCAACCACTTCCGGCAGCCAATAGGCGCTTCATCGCAAATTCAGGCGATGTTTGCAAAAACAATTGCTGCGCCTGATTACTGTTGTGTGCACTGCCATCTAACTGAGTGGCAAACGCATCGAGGTGCACATCGGTTACCGTTGCGTGAGATAAACACGGTGTTTCAACTTCCAATACGTTACGCTCGGCAAAAAATTGGCGGATGTTAGCAATTAACTTGGCGCGCTGTTTTAAAGTGGTGATATTCGCAGTGGGTTGCCAACGGTGCTCCATCGTTACTGTCCTTCAACATAGGTTAACTTAGAAATAAAGGTTGTGTATTGGCGCAACAGTCAAACCTGTGGCTTGAGCAACAACGCAATTAACGCCGGCGGTATTCGCGGCTTGTGTAAGCACCGGTTTGACCGCTACAAAAAAGGCTAGCTCAGTGCTAACCTTTTCAGTTTAAGACAACGAGGTGTCTTTGTTATTTGTTCGCACGAGATACGTATTCGCCACTGCGGGTATCTACTTTAACCACTTCACCTATTTGGATGAACAGAGGTACGCGAACCACGGCTCCGGTGCTCAATGTCGCTGGCTTACCACCTGTTCCGGCGGTATCGCCTTTTAAGCCAGGGTCGGTGTCAACAATTTCAAGTTCTACAAAATTTGGCGGAGTTACGGTAATTGGGCTTCCGTTCCACAAAGTGATGGTACACATGTCACCTTCTTTTAACCACTTCACATTATCGCCCACTGCTGCTTCGTCTGCTGCAATTTGTTCGAACGTGTCGTTGTTCATAAAGTGCCAAAACTCACCATCGGCATATAGGTACGCCAAATCGGTATCCATAACGTCAGCACCTTCAACTGACTCACCTGATTTAAAGGTTTTTTCAAGAACTTTACCTGAAATTAGCTTGCGGATTTTTACGCGGTTAAATGCCTGACCTTTACCGGGTTTAACAATTTCGTTTTCTAGAATGTTACACGGCTCTCCGTCAATCATTAACTTCAGGCCAGCCTTAAATTCATTGGTACTATAATTACCCATAGTGTTCTCTTATGTATTTGTGTTCTCGAATAGATTAAAATCTGTCGCCAAGATAAATACGCTTGGTATTTACCCGTAGAGATTATTAATGACGCAAATAATAACCCGAATTGAGGACAATGTGCATAGCTTTTGGGAAAAAGAGTTAGCAAATGTTGTCACCGACCCCAAACAACTCTTGTCTATGCTAAATATAGACGAGAAACAGTACCGTTCACATTTTAATGCGCGCAAGCTGTTTCCAGTTCGAGTACCGCGCCCGTTTATTGCCAAAATGCAATGTGGGAAAATTGACGATCCGCTATTGCGTCAAGTCATGCCGAGCAGTGAAGAGTTTGTCGACGTCGAGGGCTTTATCAGCGATCCGCTTGAGGAACACAACACCGTAGCCGAAGGTTTACTGCACAAATATCACAATCGCGTATTGATGATTGTTAAGGCCGGTTGTGCGGTTAACTGCCGCTATTGTTTTCGCCGTCATTTTCCCTACCAAGACAACAGCCCGAACAAGCAAAGGTGGCAGCCAGCACTTGACTACATCAGTGCCCACGACGAGCTCAACGAAGTGATCTTTTCAGGGGGCGACCCACTCATGGCAAAAGACAGCCACCTGCAATGGCTCGTTGACAAAGTCAGTGACGTTAGCCACATTAAACGCCTGCGCATTCACACTCGACTACCTGTTGTCATCCCCAAGCGCATTAACCAAGCGCTACTCGACACCTTGTCGCAAACTCGCTTGCAAGTTGTTATGGTATTACACATTAATCACAGCAACGAGTTGTGTGACGATCTTGCTCAAGCGGTGGCGCAACTAAGACAGCACAATGTACTGGTACTTAACCAAAGCGTGCTGTTAAAAGGCGTCAATGACGATAGTGCGGTACTGTGTGAGTTATCTGAGCGCTTATTCGATATTGGTGTGATACCCTATTACCTGCATCTGCTCGATCCGGTAAAAGGGGCTGCTCACTTTAACGTTGAGCTAAGCGCCGCCACCACGATTGCCAAACAAATGATGGCTAACTTGCCTGGCTTTTTAATGCCCAAAGTTGTGCAGGAGCTCGCTGGAGAAGCCAACAAAACCCCGATTAATTTATCATTGTGTTAAGAAATACTTATGACGTCAAATATTGAAAAACACCTAGTAGACAACATTTCTCAATTGTTAAAACGCTCGCTAACGATCGATGCGACGCTAAACGAGTTACGCCAACAAAAGCAAGCTAACTTTAACGCTATTTTCCCGAAGAACAGTGAGTTTAAGGTACACGCTGATACGTTTCAGCCGTATATTGAAGAGCTCGCTGATGAATTGCTTATTTTTCAGCAGACCCAAAATAATGAGTTGCTTATGGCGATGGTGAAAAAGATCGAGTTGTTGTACTCACTGATCAACAAGTTTGAAACCTTATACGAACAGTAACAATGAGCGGGCAATGGTTATGCCATTGCCTGCGTTATTTACCATCGCTAAACGTTTGTTCAAACCACTCGCCAATCATCGCTTTTTCATAGCTAAAGTTTTCGTGGCGCATGCTGCGTTTTGGACTGTTAAAAAAGCCCATGTCCTTGAGCTTCTCTTCGCCTTGCTTCAATACTTCGCCACTTGCGTCGGTCAACTGATAGCGAAAACGCATTTTTGGAAAGTACAAGTCTTCAATGACTCTGACTGTTGCATTATTAGGGCCTACCATGTAGCGAACATCACCTGCCAAATCGAGGTTAGTAACATCCATTTGTAGTGTTTGTCCGTCGGGTAACGTTGCCGCCAGTTCACCTATATAGGTTTCTAGCTCACTAAATACGCGCTTTTCAAAGCGTTTACGAGGTTCATCGCCAGGACGAATATCGGTGTAGGTATTTGGTTCGATCCAATTGACTTTCGCCTCACCGGCATAGGCGTGCGTTATTGAAAACAGAGCCCCACAGATAAGACTGTTCAGAATAAACGTATTTATCTTCATTGATATCACCTTGTCATTATATTTACCCTACATAGACAACGCAGTTGGTAATAAAGTTTAATAAAATTTCAACATTTATTATCGTAACAGGGACACCGCCTTACCCGCCCCTATGGTTTATCGGTGGCGTACCGGTGGTGTGCGAGTCGATTCGACATTGTCGCTTCTGCTTTTGCTGAACGTATCATCAGCCGCTAGGAACTGTTAAAGGTTGTGATAGCACCACACCTAGCGCTGACAGCGGGTGTTTTAACAACGCGACCATAGCTGATATTTTCTAGGCTGTACAAGCCATGACAACGCATTAACTCTCGATTAAGACTAACCTAGCTTTGACTGCTTTAACAGCGCACAGCGCAAGCGTTTTCTACACGATTAACTTGAAAAACGTACAGTTTGTGTGTTTTGATTATTTGAAAAACAGTATACAGTTAGCTTCATAGGGATGATTTATTAGGGTTTATTGACATAAATGTAGCTCGACCTAATTGTTATCGAACCATTGATATTAATAATAT harbors:
- a CDS encoding DUF4124 domain-containing protein, with the protein product MLRYALLTTLLLSLVTPVADAASKVYVWRDENGNMVFSDSPKPGAAEVGEEIEVKDKQTIISSVDTSILDVKPEPVKEQYEVEITQPEDHATIRDNSGSIYIAGRVAPLFKRGYQVRLMFNGQQHGEPQTRSVFILRDVDRGEHKIKLELLDDTGKVIASSNERTVYLHRARIKRP
- the glnL gene encoding nitrogen regulation protein NR(II), which translates into the protein MLSNKHLKETRLFYASQMVPQMVTAVIVINDELCVQYLNPAAEALLSKSLNRLFGQKLLDVFTYSSLSEQRLTQVLNSGQDFTDSDVVFEFIEGHHVTVEVTGSVSLFNNTEHLLLECRRIDKQKEISLEVFQEQQWEAAQDLIRGLAHEIKNPLGGLRGAAQLLDREILPEQREFTAMIMEQADRLKNLVDRLLGPNQLPKLGWYNIHEVVEKVYQLMSLDNDKGIAFVRDYDPSIPDLHIDTEKLQQTLINIIGNAKQALPENGQITLKTRIATNQTIHGVKVKLAVKLSIIDNGPGIPPDIQDTLFYPMVSGHQNGTGLGLSIAQTLVHQHNGKLVCHSYPGRTEFSIILPLPKRQ
- the glnG gene encoding nitrogen regulation protein NR(I) encodes the protein MQAEQVWIVDDDSSIRWVLEKALQNADINCASFSNADDILRALDYDQPQVIISDIRMPNMDGMTLLARINEQFPNLPVIIMTAHSDLDSAVNAYQGGAFEYLPKPFDIDDAIALTQRALDHAKEQRARRSKSAQSAPSVGIIGEAPAMQEVFRAIGRLSRSSISVLINGESGTGKELVANALHSHSPRKNAPFIPLNMAAIPKELIESELFGHEKGAFTGANSVREGRFEQAHQGTLFLDEIGDMPIDVQTRLLRVLAEGEFYRVGGHSPIKVDVRIIAATHQNLEELVAKGEFREDLFHRLNVIRIHLPNLKERKEDIEQLAKHFLAIAAKELGVEAKTISKEAISFLSRCDWPGNVRQLENTCRYLTVMASGKEILVSDMPAEIAATNSASPSNHQTIDWQSLLAQAIDQKLLSGVDDILTQVVPEFERICLDRALEFTHGHKQDAAKKLGWGRNTLTRKLKELY
- a CDS encoding MerC domain-containing protein, giving the protein MLDRLGITATSLCALHCILLPVLLPLLSLFGLEAWASHDVEHAFLFATLALGSFALFSGFKNYHKKIYPFYLLFLGGFIYWHKHSVDESVQPLMILLGAGLLVAAHVVNLKLCNGCRSCHDDDGCATP
- the epmA gene encoding elongation factor P--(R)-beta-lysine ligase; this translates as MEHRWQPTANITTLKQRAKLIANIRQFFAERNVLEVETPCLSHATVTDVHLDAFATQLDGSAHNSNQAQQLFLQTSPEFAMKRLLAAGSGCIYQLCKAFRHELAGRYHNPEFTMLEWYRVGFDHVQLMAEVEQLMQTILGCESSEKITYQQVFIQCVGVDPLTSSIDQLKAQVTAHGLHADWVLKETDKDIILQFLFAELVETKIGQQRPCFVYHFPASQSALARIDDHDQRVARRFELYFKGFELANGFHELTDAQEQARRFEQDNQWRLANHLPIKPIDKLLIAALTHGLPDCAGVALGVDRLLMLALDKPSIDQVISFSINNA
- the efp gene encoding elongation factor P, whose translation is MGNYSTNEFKAGLKLMIDGEPCNILENEIVKPGKGQAFNRVKIRKLISGKVLEKTFKSGESVEGADVMDTDLAYLYADGEFWHFMNNDTFEQIAADEAAVGDNVKWLKEGDMCTITLWNGSPITVTPPNFVELEIVDTDPGLKGDTAGTGGKPATLSTGAVVRVPLFIQIGEVVKVDTRSGEYVSRANK
- the epmB gene encoding EF-P beta-lysylation protein EpmB codes for the protein MTQIITRIEDNVHSFWEKELANVVTDPKQLLSMLNIDEKQYRSHFNARKLFPVRVPRPFIAKMQCGKIDDPLLRQVMPSSEEFVDVEGFISDPLEEHNTVAEGLLHKYHNRVLMIVKAGCAVNCRYCFRRHFPYQDNSPNKQRWQPALDYISAHDELNEVIFSGGDPLMAKDSHLQWLVDKVSDVSHIKRLRIHTRLPVVIPKRINQALLDTLSQTRLQVVMVLHINHSNELCDDLAQAVAQLRQHNVLVLNQSVLLKGVNDDSAVLCELSERLFDIGVIPYYLHLLDPVKGAAHFNVELSAATTIAKQMMANLPGFLMPKVVQELAGEANKTPINLSLC
- a CDS encoding DUF3016 domain-containing protein, which codes for MKINTFILNSLICGALFSITHAYAGEAKVNWIEPNTYTDIRPGDEPRKRFEKRVFSELETYIGELAATLPDGQTLQMDVTNLDLAGDVRYMVGPNNATVRVIEDLYFPKMRFRYQLTDASGEVLKQGEEKLKDMGFFNSPKRSMRHENFSYEKAMIGEWFEQTFSDGK